From a single Intestinibaculum porci genomic region:
- a CDS encoding histidinol-phosphatase, producing the protein MKNYHTHTPRCHHAIGKEEDYILNAMKAGYTELGFSDHAPWHYASGYHPTMRMEESQIDDYVSILLALKEKYKDQISIKIGFEAEYFPEMLDGMKQVLKDYPIDYLILGHHYNESDEYGEYYGFPQKDLTTVKTYVHQVLRAMDTGLYSYVAHPDVIAYDQKDPRHLLEMEKICAKAKLLDMPLEFNLLGFKEGRDYPSIPFFALCKKHGNRIIIGTDAHEPTALSDVATYKQARFVLDQLGLEVTEDIHFLR; encoded by the coding sequence ATGAAGAATTATCATACCCATACCCCGCGCTGTCATCATGCCATCGGCAAAGAAGAAGACTATATTTTAAATGCCATGAAAGCTGGTTACACAGAATTAGGTTTTAGTGATCATGCCCCTTGGCATTATGCCTCTGGTTATCATCCAACCATGCGTATGGAAGAGAGTCAGATTGATGATTATGTCTCAATACTATTAGCGCTAAAAGAGAAATACAAAGATCAGATTTCTATTAAAATCGGCTTTGAAGCGGAATACTTTCCCGAAATGCTGGATGGCATGAAACAAGTCCTCAAAGATTATCCCATTGATTATCTGATTTTAGGGCATCACTATAATGAAAGTGATGAATATGGGGAATACTATGGCTTTCCCCAGAAAGATTTAACCACGGTGAAAACGTATGTCCATCAGGTGTTAAGAGCGATGGATACGGGGTTATACAGTTATGTTGCACATCCGGATGTCATTGCCTACGATCAAAAAGATCCTCGTCATTTATTAGAGATGGAAAAGATCTGCGCCAAAGCAAAATTATTAGATATGCCATTAGAATTTAACTTATTAGGCTTTAAAGAAGGCCGTGATTATCCATCGATTCCGTTTTTTGCCTTATGCAAAAAACATGGCAACCGCATTATCATCGGCACGGATGCCCATGAACCAACCGCTTTAAGCGATGTCGCCACTTATAAACAGGCGCGCTTTGTCTTAGATCAGTTAGGCTTAGAAGTTACCGAAGATATTCATTTTTTACGTTAG
- the thrB gene encoding homoserine kinase, translating into MYVKVRVPATSANLGPGFDVAGLAVTLYNTFTFELIDEGLEILGCPEQFANRDNMTFQAFDEAAKKIGLDYKGVRIVTSGDVPYTRGLGSSSTCIVAGIVGAYAFKDRYEERREILNLATKIEGHPDNVAPAIFGGMTVSVMEDDYQVTTLSLPVKHDYRFVALIPPFTLSTKKARAVLPDTLDRKDAIANVSHLALMVASIINGYDHGLKLGFKDRFHQPYRGKLIKNFFPIMETLEKDERVLGAYLSGAGPTIMALIRADDTKGVVRIKEELGDLIEGWRVEKLELDTRGYTCDFL; encoded by the coding sequence ATGTACGTTAAAGTAAGAGTCCCAGCGACGAGTGCCAACTTAGGCCCAGGCTTTGATGTGGCCGGGTTAGCAGTCACTTTATATAATACTTTCACTTTTGAATTAATTGATGAAGGGTTGGAAATTCTTGGCTGCCCAGAGCAGTTTGCCAATCGCGATAATATGACGTTTCAGGCTTTCGATGAAGCTGCGAAAAAGATCGGTTTAGACTATAAAGGTGTACGCATTGTCACTAGTGGTGATGTCCCTTACACCCGCGGTTTAGGCTCTTCTTCCACCTGTATTGTAGCGGGGATTGTCGGCGCTTATGCCTTTAAAGATCGCTATGAGGAGCGCCGTGAGATCCTCAATTTAGCGACGAAGATCGAAGGCCATCCAGATAACGTAGCCCCAGCGATCTTTGGCGGGATGACGGTTTCCGTCATGGAAGATGACTATCAGGTCACGACGTTATCCTTACCTGTTAAACATGACTATCGTTTTGTGGCTTTAATTCCGCCATTTACTTTATCCACTAAAAAAGCCCGTGCGGTTTTACCGGATACTTTAGATCGTAAAGATGCGATTGCGAATGTCTCACATTTAGCTTTGATGGTCGCTTCGATTATCAACGGCTACGATCATGGTTTAAAGTTAGGCTTTAAAGACCGTTTCCATCAGCCTTATCGTGGGAAACTGATTAAAAACTTCTTCCCGATTATGGAAACCTTAGAAAAAGATGAACGCGTCTTAGGGGCTTATTTATCCGGGGCTGGACCAACGATTATGGCCTTGATTCGCGCTGATGATACCAAAGGTGTCGTCCGCATTAAAGAAGAATTAGGTGACTTGATTGAAGGCTGGCGCGTCGAAAAATTAGAATTAGATACCCGCGGCTACACGTGTGATTTCTTATAA
- the asnA gene encoding aspartate--ammonia ligase: MNTLTIPDHYQSPLDLIETEVAVKMIKDTFERRLAEQLRLTRVSAPLFLLKNTGLNDNLNGVERPVAFKAPSLNDDDEIEIIHSLAKWKRDALHRYHFEAHTGLYTDMNAIRRDEDLDNIHSMYVDQWDWEMVITKEDRNLDFLKKTVRKIYRALLDVEFTMLRHYPQLGEPILPEEITFITTQELLDLYPDDTPKERENKIVKQHKAVCIMQIGDLLSNGTKHDGRAPDYDDWALNCDILVYNKVLDQALELSSMGIRVDADSLKAQLEKVHANERLSLPFHQNIINGVLPLSIGGGIGQSRLCMFFLRKCHIGEVQASLWDQDTLKTCEEKGVHLL; this comes from the coding sequence ATGAATACATTAACAATTCCTGATCATTATCAGTCACCGCTTGATCTAATCGAAACCGAAGTTGCGGTAAAAATGATCAAAGATACTTTTGAAAGAAGATTAGCAGAACAGTTACGTTTAACCCGTGTTTCGGCACCATTATTCTTATTAAAGAATACAGGTTTAAACGATAACCTAAACGGTGTTGAACGTCCCGTAGCGTTCAAAGCACCCTCATTAAATGATGATGATGAAATTGAAATCATCCATTCTTTAGCAAAGTGGAAGAGAGACGCCCTCCACAGATATCACTTTGAAGCCCATACTGGTCTTTATACCGATATGAATGCCATTCGTCGTGATGAAGATCTCGACAACATTCATTCGATGTATGTCGATCAGTGGGACTGGGAAATGGTTATTACCAAAGAAGATCGTAACCTTGATTTCTTAAAGAAAACTGTCCGTAAAATCTATCGTGCTCTCTTAGATGTGGAATTCACAATGTTAAGACATTATCCACAGTTAGGAGAACCAATCTTACCAGAAGAGATCACTTTTATAACCACTCAGGAATTACTCGATCTTTATCCTGATGATACGCCAAAAGAAAGAGAAAATAAGATTGTCAAACAGCACAAAGCTGTTTGCATTATGCAAATTGGTGATCTCCTTTCTAATGGAACAAAACATGATGGCCGTGCTCCTGATTATGATGACTGGGCCTTAAACTGTGACATTCTTGTCTACAACAAAGTGCTCGATCAGGCATTAGAACTTTCATCTATGGGGATCCGTGTCGATGCCGACAGTTTAAAAGCACAGCTTGAAAAAGTTCATGCCAATGAACGTCTTTCTTTACCATTCCATCAGAATATCATCAATGGTGTTTTACCATTATCAATCGGTGGCGGAATTGGTCAGTCACGTCTCTGCATGTTCTTTTTAAGAAAATGTCATATTGGTGAAGTCCAGGCTTCTTTATGGGATCAGGATACATTAAAGACCTGTGAAGAAAAAGGTGTTCACTTATTATAA
- the thrC gene encoding threonine synthase, which translates to MEKLYKSTRGHQQPLDFYTSILQGIANDGGLLVPAFPFEKKDLNALLDLNYVDLATEVIGSFVPEDAKEDIRRCAQGAYDSGLFKEGVVPVVKAGNEYVMELFQGPTAAFKDLALSILPRFMTLSLKKKGENREVMILAATSGDTGKAALEGFKDVEGTCIKVFYPIDGVSAIQKQQMITTTGSNVEIIGIEGNFDDAQTAVKKAFGSAELKALCDQHDVFLSSANSINIGRLIPQIVYYFHAYLSLVKRGDLKMGDEVNFTVPSGNFGDCLAGWIAKNMGVPVHKFIVASNKNKILTDFFTTGVYDTHREFYKTNAPAMDILVSSNLERLVWFMVDGDSEKVDAFYHELNTSGEYKVDADTLARIQKEFTAGYQSEEEVLANIKDCYEKNHYVLDTHTACGYGVYQNYVKETGDTTPNILLSTASPYKFPESVYEALTGEKVDVYTAIEKLHAFTGVEIPYPLKGIKDREILHKGVIKRDDILKTIGDRIKEL; encoded by the coding sequence ATGGAAAAGTTATACAAGAGTACAAGAGGTCATCAGCAGCCTTTAGATTTCTATACATCAATCTTACAGGGCATCGCTAACGATGGGGGGTTACTGGTGCCAGCATTCCCTTTTGAAAAGAAGGATCTTAATGCATTATTAGATTTAAATTACGTTGATTTAGCAACGGAAGTGATCGGCAGTTTCGTTCCTGAAGATGCTAAAGAAGATATTCGCCGCTGCGCGCAGGGTGCTTACGATTCTGGTTTATTTAAAGAAGGCGTTGTGCCAGTAGTGAAAGCCGGTAATGAATATGTAATGGAATTATTCCAGGGGCCAACCGCTGCCTTCAAAGATTTAGCGTTATCTATCTTACCAAGATTTATGACTTTATCTTTAAAGAAAAAAGGGGAAAACCGCGAAGTTATGATCTTAGCGGCGACCTCTGGTGATACGGGTAAGGCAGCCTTAGAAGGTTTCAAAGATGTGGAAGGGACATGCATTAAAGTGTTCTATCCGATTGATGGGGTCAGTGCTATTCAGAAACAGCAGATGATCACCACCACCGGTTCAAATGTGGAAATTATTGGGATCGAAGGAAACTTCGATGATGCGCAAACAGCCGTGAAGAAGGCTTTTGGTTCAGCAGAATTAAAAGCATTGTGTGATCAGCATGATGTCTTCTTATCAAGTGCGAACTCAATCAATATCGGGCGTCTGATTCCACAAATTGTATACTATTTCCATGCTTATTTAAGCTTAGTCAAACGTGGTGATCTGAAGATGGGTGATGAAGTGAACTTCACTGTACCATCTGGTAACTTTGGGGACTGCTTAGCTGGCTGGATTGCGAAGAACATGGGTGTACCGGTGCATAAATTTATTGTGGCATCGAATAAAAACAAGATCTTAACCGATTTCTTTACGACGGGGGTTTATGATACCCATCGTGAATTCTATAAGACTAATGCTCCAGCGATGGATATTCTTGTCTCAAGTAACTTAGAACGTTTAGTCTGGTTCATGGTTGATGGTGACAGTGAAAAAGTAGATGCATTCTATCATGAATTAAATACCAGTGGTGAATATAAAGTTGATGCGGATACGTTAGCGCGTATTCAAAAAGAATTTACTGCTGGCTATCAGAGTGAAGAAGAAGTATTGGCGAATATCAAAGACTGCTATGAAAAGAATCATTATGTCTTAGATACCCATACAGCCTGCGGTTATGGGGTTTACCAGAACTACGTCAAAGAAACTGGTGATACCACTCCTAATATCTTATTATCAACGGCTTCTCCTTATAAATTCCCAGAATCAGTTTATGAAGCCTTAACTGGTGAAAAAGTGGATGTTTATACAGCTATTGAAAAATTACATGCTTTCACGGGTGTCGAGATTCCTTATCCATTAAAGGGCATTAAAGATCGTGAGATCTTACATAAAGGTGTGATCAAGAGAGATGACATCTTAAAGACGATCGGTGATCGTATTAAGGAGTTATAA
- a CDS encoding DUF4256 domain-containing protein — translation MPFKDNFIAHPQRHPGISYDDIKNLIDPATLAYLEDPDVLAYQGHLYLVDFSHESPSRRSVCYDKEARVQRKKNPPITSAMEEAQKHGLSLVDEDMYMYMQSLAPLDEKSQSWIATPSSIRELGGALFGSYKYGRAFIFYNGADAYYATRGFRCCLLIK, via the coding sequence ATGCCTTTTAAAGACAATTTTATAGCCCATCCTCAGCGTCATCCTGGCATAAGTTATGATGATATTAAAAATCTCATCGATCCAGCAACGCTCGCCTATCTTGAAGACCCCGATGTCTTAGCCTATCAGGGACATCTCTATCTTGTTGACTTCTCACATGAATCCCCTTCGCGTCGCTCTGTCTGTTATGACAAAGAAGCAAGAGTCCAACGCAAGAAGAACCCGCCGATCACCAGTGCGATGGAAGAAGCACAAAAACATGGTCTTTCCTTAGTTGATGAAGACATGTATATGTATATGCAGTCACTTGCACCTTTAGATGAAAAAAGCCAAAGCTGGATCGCTACCCCTTCCTCGATCAGAGAATTAGGTGGTGCCTTATTTGGCAGCTATAAATATGGCCGTGCTTTTATCTTTTATAATGGTGCTGATGCCTATTATGCAACGCGTGGTTTCCGTTGCTGTTTATTGATTAAATAA
- the pth2 gene encoding aminoacyl-tRNA hydrolase gives MYEAKQMIIMRRDLKMRKGKIAAQASHACVEAVLKALKHENRFDQLTEVDDYMTLETNDVTPLTQWFQKGVAKVCVYVDSEEELLALNKKAKELGYITALILDAGFTEFHGQPTYTCMALEPLYIEDANKITGDLPLY, from the coding sequence ATGTATGAAGCAAAACAAATGATTATTATGCGTCGTGATCTGAAGATGCGTAAAGGCAAAATTGCGGCTCAGGCTTCACATGCCTGCGTGGAAGCCGTCTTAAAAGCCTTAAAACATGAAAACCGCTTTGATCAGCTCACCGAAGTGGATGATTATATGACTTTAGAAACCAATGATGTCACGCCATTAACCCAGTGGTTTCAAAAAGGCGTGGCGAAAGTCTGTGTCTATGTGGATAGTGAGGAAGAACTTTTAGCCTTAAACAAAAAAGCGAAAGAGCTAGGTTATATTACTGCGTTAATCTTAGATGCCGGTTTTACCGAATTCCATGGTCAGCCGACTTATACCTGTATGGCATTAGAGCCACTATATATCGAGGATGCCAATAAGATTACGGGCGATCTGCCATTATACTAG